In the Silene latifolia isolate original U9 population chromosome 1, ASM4854445v1, whole genome shotgun sequence genome, AAGCAGCCTTGTCCCTTTGCTATAACACAAGTAAATTGTTCGTGGATGACTCATAATGAAAATTGCATCATGATTCACATCGAATGACGGCTACTTCGTACTTCGCAAATATAAAGAAGTGCAGCCGAAATAGTTTATTTAGGAAGACATTGTTTGTTTTCTGTTTCAATATCCTTTTACTCTTGGGCTTTCTTGGAATGGGAGTGACTATTGCTTGGGTAATAGACCTCAAAATAAGAGGACAGTGGAGGAATTGGCTGTAGTGGAAGGTGGAAAAAGGAGGTGAAACGGGATCtattacctccatatggaggtaatgCATTACCATTGGGAGGAGGTGGGTAACTATTCTCCCCTTTATGGAATAACCATTACCCTCCGCATCCTCATTTCCAAacttccaccaccaccactctccattttttagttcattttagctctattacACAAGTAACTATTCCTCCCATCTCAGGCAAGCCCTGAGGGAAGGTGGGGCATGTTGGAGAGGCGAGTGGGAGTGGCATCCAGAGAGTGAGATATGCTTAAGAGACCATTACCATCAGTTCTGCTGGAAGTTGCTGTTGGTGAATTCGGTATCAGGCCACAAATAACAGCTTCTGCAGTTTCTCTGTAACTCTCAAGGCCAGAATTTACTGTACTTGAAAGGTCCTTCGATCCAAGCATATTAACCCTGGAAAGTAGTACCTAAATAACAACAGACGActtgtcaaaattcaaaaaccagtGATCAGCCTCAGTTACCATAAGATAAAGATGCATGTGTCGAGTTTTCTGTTGCAAGTACAATGGTGATATAATCAAAACCACTGGCAGTGCATACAATTATAAGAAATGTCACATATATTACCCTTTTTAAATCCCTGccaaccaaaaaaacaaaaaaaagtagACAATTCAATAGCAGAACGCCAGAACCGAGGAGGCAACAGATCAAATAAGCCTACGTTACTCGACACTTTTGGTCGCGTGTCGCTTGTCTGACACAACACGACACTTTGATACTTCATTTTAGACCCAAAAAGTGAAAACTTCGCGGAAAATAATCGCATCCGACACCATGTCGTGTGAGACATTTTTGCAGCCTAGTCGGAGTAACATTGTGATTGAGTAAAGCAACTGAACGGATTTCCACACAAAGCTAAAAAcagaaataaaaacaaactaagTAACCTGTGTTCCAGGAAGTTTGTTATCCCAACTAAACCAGGATGGATTTCCAAAATCAGCGAAATCTTTCCCATTGTCATTGACGTATTCAAGATAAGTGTTATCTTCAGTTGCATGATAAAGCCAGCTCGCTGCCCATAAGAGCTCATCACCATAACCAGTTGAATTGTAGTAACTTGCAACCTCGGGAATGCTTTCACTATAAGAACCTCGATACTTGTCAGCGAAGGCAAATAGCTGCTTAGCATGTTTCAAAAGATTGGTTGAATAGGTAGGGTTACTCGACTTGAACACAAGTGATGCCGCGGCCATAGCAGCTGCTGTTTCAGCTGCGACTTCTGTTCCTGGTGTAGTAGTGTCCACTTTTGTTAAAGGCCTTTTCTCAGTCATGGTTTCAGGCCTCTGCCAACATTTATGGTCCGCTTCGGGATCACCAACCTATACGATTAATCATCATCAGATACGTTAATATTCTCTTTGATTCAATATTACAATCCAAATTCAACAATGAGATAATGTTAAGAAAAACATTAACAAATAGGAGCCAGAGTGCAAGTGAACTAGTTTACGCTTTGAAATAAGGACATTACGACTGTAAAGAGTATAGCAATTTAGCCATTCTAAGTAAGATAGGAACTGTGAAGAGTCGCCCTACAACAGTAAGAGTATACATACAGTGAATGAATAACAATGCTGACGAAGAAAAATAAATGCATACAAATACACATAGACGCAATCCTAATTTTGATCCTGAATTTCGAATTCCAACATTACAAAACCAAGCATTATGTCTAGAAATCTAACAAATACGGAAACAACAATAAACGACCTAAGAACTCAGAAATACGAAACCTGAATGTAGAGAACATTATCCTTAGGATGCGCATTGATAAAATAGTCTGTTATCCACTTGAGATTTTCTTGAGCGAGTTCTAACTGTTTTACAGAAGTCATATGATCCCCATACTCAAGAATGGCCCAGGATAAAACAGTGGCAGTGAAAGCCATAGGGAAACCAAACTTTATGTGATCACCAGCATCATACAACCCTTTCGAGAGGTCAAGGTTTGCCTCACTCCCATCCTTGAGCGCGGAATTTCCCCTCCATGATATCTTGTTATCCACCAGCTTACCAGCTGCAAGATCAATGTATGAGCACCCTTTCCAAATTACATAAAACTTACAATCCGTCACTATCCGTCTACAGCTctagacggataatgtccgtctaaagtgagaatttgtgtaaaactTGTATGAGCATATAACTACTATTATTTCAGGTTCATGAAACAGTTTTAATAGTACGGTTAGGTAGAAAACGTATAATCCCCAATAAGTGAGTTCCAGTCTGTAGTTTAAAATATAGGCCACGACACCAATACGCCACCAAGTTATATTTTACCGGGTTTTAATGCGATATTGCAGCAACAACCAATACTGCGAATCTGCGATCACAACTGAAACCGATATTTAATACTATGAAATGACAATTTCAGAGAAACCAGATCACAAAGATAATCCAACTATCAAGTTGTAAATAATTAAATCAACAATGATAAATAAACTTTTAATCCAAAAATAATTAAAAGTTGACTTACATTAATCAGTCACACCATATGAAATTAAAACTCACCCTAAACTCAATGCCATCATCTAAGCTTAATTACCATATATATAAAACCTCAAAATTATGATAAATAAGTACTCcttccgtctcagtcatttgtttaccatttATGATCGTTGCGAGggttattttaatcaaaggtaaccAAATGATCGGGGCGGAAGGAGTAAGTACTAAGTAATATTTTACATCAAATTGTAAAAAACTAGTAATAATCTaacattaaaaaaataaatatacAAAATAAAACTCACATTTTTGAACGTCAAAGAATTGCATTGCAACATTAAGAGCATCAGAGTAATCAGAGACAACACCATCATTAGAATCATTAACTTTTGATTTAATAAAAATTCCTAAACCAATTGCAATTACTGCCACCACAATCAACCCTACAGTACAACATAAACATCTACCCCTTTTCATTTTACCCCCAAAattaaaaaatcaaaattttggggAAATTAAGATCAAAAATTGATGAGTACCCAGAAAAATTAAGAATGTGAATTGATGTGGGTAgcaaaaggtttagggtttcataCAAGATTTGGAAAtgttgttagtatgattgatgaTTTTTGTTGTGATGAGGGGCATTGAAAAATGGCGGGTGTTGAGggaaataaattaatttagtTGAAATGTACGGTTTAATTGTCTATAAATAGATGTGTTtcaaattaaaaatgttttgtcAAATGGAAGAGGTGTCATTAATTGATTATGACAGAAATGGGAATTGGTGAGATGTAATTGCAAGCTTTTTGTACATGGGAAGATCTATTGATCATTTGAAGTAAGGCTGCACATAGcgcgttttttattttttttgaaacatGTTGGCCTGCTTTGTTGGATGATCGTCTAGGTCTCCATTTTCACCGATTGCAAATTGACTTTTGAGTGTTGAGATACAAAATCGGGTCATCTGTCGGGGTTGACTCAATATTAGGTCACGAGTCGGATTTTGGTTGCAACCAAAACAGCTACTATCGGTTATGGGTTTAACTTTGGACCGGGTCTGATCGATTCCGATACACCTAGCACCTAAGAGTGTAAATAAGGTGATCTGAGCTCGAGCTCAGCTCAAAGTTTGTCAAGCCTAAAAAATTGAAGCTCGAGctcggctaaaaaaaaaaaaacgagctcGAATCGAGTTTGTTTTGTCATTATATTATCTTCAGTTTCTTACTAAAAAAATATTATTCCCTTTGTTCCATATTATATGATGTTTTTGTTTTTCGAGGCGAGCCTTTATCTTTCATTTTTACAAAAATACATTAGTCTAAAAATTATACCATAAAATTCCTTATGAAAAGACCTTTCGAATGAGTTTacatttcattatatttattctgatattttgagagatattgagAAGAGAAAGAAATGTCTCGAAGAGGGAGAATGACAAATAAAAAGAAACAGATAGAATATAAAATAATATAGTTATAAATGCCTAGGTAACatataatttgaaaaaaaaaaaaatattacggtataaaaattataaaaaaaaattataaacgagCCAAATAGAGCTTCTGAGTCGAGCCTTGCTGAGCTCAAGCTTGACTCGGATTTAAGCAAGCTCGACTCGAGCGTGAGTCGAGTTTTGACCGAGCCGATTCCGAGGGGACGATGTGCCGGCTCAGATCATTTACAGTCATACACTCAATTTTTCGGTATTATCAGGTCAAGTTTCGGGTACGAGATGGTATTAAAAAGTATTGTGAgataaaacttttttttttgtcagaaagAAAAAGATTGCTTTAACTTAttgtatagcggttgctataCTATGAACAATCCTATTAAGGGACTTGGGACAATGACTAAGAGAAAAACAATGACATGAAGATAGTAAGGAAAGAAGTGAGCGTATAATTGGGACAATGGCACAATCGACAGTCGCACCACCATTCAACTAGAGAACAAGGGTCAAACAGTCCGAAGTTGCATCAATATGTCGATATCCCATAGAGATGGCATCCCGGCAAGAAGACTTCAAAGCAATAGCCTAAGCCTGAAGAGCAGTCTTCGCCCAGAAAGTACTCTGTCCAACATGACACATAACACCATCGTCCATTCCTATCTTTGAAAAAACACCCGGCAGAAGCCCTCAGATTTGATTTCCATGAAGCGTCGCATTTAATACGAATATGCTCCGAACAAATTACTGACCCAATTAAGAAAATAGGGAAATGATTTCGTAAGAGAGCGGAAATTTGCATCTCATCAGGAGCATAAGGAGCGACCTCAATCATTACTGTACATTTCTCTTTCTCAACTTGTACATTATTGTTAGCATCCATGTTGATAAGGTTGAGAAGACCATAATAATCAATTGATGTACCTTGGAAGGTAAGTCGATTACGCGCACACCAGATATGCCATAAAGTGCTCACAAACAAAGAGATAGAAAATGTAGAATTCGCGGCTTTAGACAACAAGTGTAACCAATTAATTACCCATTGTTGGATAAGGATATTATTCCCAACAGAAGTTCGAATACCCAGGGGCGAAGCAGCCCAAACCCGAGAAACAAGAGGGCAATCACGAAACAAGTGATCCAAGGATTCAAGTAACTCGGAGGCAAAGGAACATGAATTGCAATAACAATACCACTGAAGATCCCGTTTTCGCACATCCTCCCCACAAGGTAAGGAGTTGGCCAAGATTTTCCACAAGAAAATTTTCCATTTATTATGGATTGGAAGGTGCCATAGCCGTTTTCTACAGAAATCAAGAGATGAAGCAACCAAACGAGTCTTGTCTTTGACAGTTGCATTTGTATTCCATAACTTAGAGAAGGCCAAAGCATACCCACTCTTGCTAGTATAATCCCCACTTGAAGTTAAATTCAAATATAGTTGGTCCGAATCATCTTTCAACGGAATAGGAGTCGAAAGTACAAAAGATAAAACATCTGGTCCACACAAATTAAGCACTTTCTCATAATCCCATTCACCAGATTGGTTTTGCAAGAGAGAAACCAATAAACACGGTTTAAGCAAGAGATCCGAAGGAGTTAGTGATAACATTTGCCCTAAAGAAGCACCATGGATCCACTTGTCTCGCCAAATATCCAAACTTGAAGGAAATCCAATTTGCCAGGCTAGATTGTTTTTCAGCAAGTCAAGGCCCCATTGAATACCTCTGCCACCCCATGAAAGGGATCCTTTCATAATGAAATATGGGTTCATGATATTAGTCTTCGTAATCTGATACTTAGAGCCTAAGACCCGTGAGAGCAAATAATCAGTCTTAGTAATAATTTTCTATCCAATTTTAGCAAGCAAACTTTGGTTGACACATCCAACATTCCGAATACCTAGGCCTCCATTGATTTTGGATGAATGCGTAAACAATTTACTGCACCAGTGAATTCCATTCCCTACTTGATTACCaccccaccaaaattgtgaaatCAAAGAATCAATCTTTGATGACACACTTACCGGCACTTTAAATGCTGATAGAGAGTAAATAGATAGTGAGGATAAGACCGAGCAGATAAGTGTTAAACGACCTGCAGCAGATAAAAGGCATTCTTCCAACTAAAAATTCGCTTACAGACCTTGTTAATGATTAAGGCAAAGATTTCCCTTTTACTAGAACCAAACTCCGTCGGCAACCCCAAATACAAACCATTTCTTTGCCACTAGAAATATAAAGACTTTCAAACAATTAGTAACATTACGAAGAGTACAATGTGGGATGAAAGTCACTGCAGACTTTGTTGTTATTGATTTGTTGACCCGAGTGATGACAATAAAGTTCCAAAGTGTCCCTTAATTGATGACACTCTCGTGTATCCGCGTTCATGAAAAAGATAGAATCGTCTGCAAACAGAAGATGAGAAATAGATGGAGACTCACGACATATCTTTACTCCAGTTATCCGATGTGAATCTTCTGCGTCGGGAGTTGGGAGAGGACTTCAGTACAAAGAGCAAATAAATACGGAGATAATGGGTCGCCTTGACGAATACCTGAATTTGGAGCTGTTCCGGGTGTAGTTCCAGAGCAGtgttatgaccacgtaagcttgtagaatgatgactttgcttgactcttcctttcggcctctcctgaaacaatgaacaaactgagggctcggcttggtaccgagcgaactcactccgacgctcaagtcagtaaacttaaagggattaagttgtgtgttacttggcacaaagtatattgtagagagataagggagtttataccagattagtatgtttaattgattatttgcggatcctttcctcaatgagggttgaggagtatttatagactttcaccttttgtcacgtagtggccaagtggccaagtggcagagcaggtggaaagactgatctaccctcggccgagggacccatggcaggccggcgggccctgttgactccatgccgaggggtctttggatgtgagtacgcggatgtgtatcccggctggctagttgcaaGGCCGAGACCCAAGGGACAAGCCGGCAGGctgcgtcggctaggctgtccaaggtgttgacttgctttggatatctttgaccttgctcaatatgttgactcggtcaacgggtgcagaatatgccccatcaatttgcccccagcgtagtctatgccgtggtatggaccttcgatgagtgttgagcgtattctgcgtaagtaaaaatttttgccccggcttcttcttcctcggcttggttctgcttaggccgtaccgtatcccccttccacatggatgtgtaaagggcatcaaatgtggaaaagaaagtggcgctggccgagactgaggttgtgagtgccgtgtgtttttgattgccccagccggtgctgcccaGCTTGGTTGagtcagcgggccgtttggcaagtagataccaaggatcgtgtttgaagaagatacgtcgattggcattctgtcaaggagcgtgttgaagaagttttgtaactgtttgtcgattgacattccatggctgcatgcttgacacgtggctcggcgttgattggttgacgcctcatgggctttgctctgattggtcggattgagtgggctgagctctataaatagggcagttagcccctcattttggccttccacattttattttcaaaaaaatttctcttgtttagcttttctttcgcagagttcctttctctttctaatttctcgaagcgttacccggtgtaacatttccttccaaggtaatcaaacaaattcttcaatCTTTTTCTTGTTAAATATTCGTTGTCATGTCTTTCGCtcgatgccggacctagtaatcctgGGGGGGTTCTCCATCGcgccttgatgaagaggaggcatcgcggccgccatcccgataaggtcagGGGCCCCggtctccttctcccgaggtTGACGATCGTATTTGGAGGATTTatcggatgatgatgatggtgatgatgttgatgatgatggtgatgatgaggaaaggactcattccgatgaggagaggccgcatctcttggatcacggcgacgctgtAAGATCGGCCCCGATCGTGCTTGGACCCGACAAGTTCGCGATTGTTCAGTGCTGAATttttcgaacatcatttctccttggcggggagtataggattgttattcctaaagagggtcagccgtctgttgccctccccgggttgtatcggcgtatacatgagacacctggagtatgggctccggtttcctctcaatgcATACGTTTTTCGccataattaaagcaatgaacgtcgctgtggcacagtgcatccgttggccatcgggacgattgttggctttgtgtggctatgcTAGTTTAAgagggaggccccaacggtgaacctattccgccgacttcatcacCTTCGACTGAATGTCCAAGGTGGCAAGGGGTGGTATAACATACTGCACCGAGCAGGTTATATCACCGTCTCCAAGCTTACTTCCCGCAAGGACTGGAAGGcacggtgggtatatgttgaggttcaGGGATTATCCATTGCCTCGGTCCTTCCAAAGAtcaccgcgtcaatttgcggtgcgagcgcaaaggggagcgtgagaaatatgtctcccggcataagcttaagatggacgccttgaaggtCCATCTTAATGCGGACGAACAATGGCAATGAAGGCTGTTTGAGGGCGAGAAGGATGgggccgaagggatggatgccccgacgcagatcattcttcaagatgagccgctctgcaacgtcggcctcataccggccctcgaacagggtgagtggggtcggtgtgaggcccatctctgcttttaatgtttctgtttttgaaccttgatttatttcttttacttaactcttgcttcgtttccacGGACCGTTTTGGCCGGATCATGCGAGGAAACCCTCAAGAGGATGGGACTTGACAAGGACAAGAAAGTTGTTGAGTTGCATCCGAAGGCCGatacacgtgatcgcagaccgacgccaaacgacctcatggatcagcagttgaaggccctagatgtgacggcggcccaggcgaaggttgccggtaacgtgccgcgccgaaaGCGAAAAGCAACGTCTTCGGCGGTGACGGCGTCAACTTCAGTTCCACCTCCAATCCCCTGCGgtcaaaaggagacggtggtggtcgtcgatattaccgatgAGGAGGTCACCGTGGCGAGAGGAATCTCTCTCTTACGTAAGAGAAAAGAGATCTTTGTCGGCTGCTGCGATTGCCTCTCGCTACCGAGGCGacaaagaaatgggtcctccggccaagaaggccaagctgGTGCAGATCTAACCCGTGGTTCAGATTTAgttggttcattaggcgttcgatGACAGCTCTCGGCATGTCAATGAACGTTGAtatggatgctttgtccgaatttttgtagatcaacgcCGCCGTCACCGGTCCCTGCGAACGGCGTATTGAGAAGCGACACGCGCAGACGGGTGATAAAGATGCCGCCATCGtctcctccttcccgaagccttcCCCCTTGATTAGAAAGATCTTTGGCGAAGTGGGTGATATGgcggtgctcatattatggagcaagaaaaggtcatggccgaaGCTACCCCTCAGCTTGAGCGGCTCAGCTTGAGCTCGCATTGCGCGaagaaggaagccgagagggccaaggttgaggccgaaaaggcggtccttgcgaGCGAAAACTTAGAGAGGATTTGAAAAGACGGTTCttccgagagagccaaggttgaggctgcggaggctgatgccgctaagctgctggaggagcgtGACAAGCTTCAGGCTGCCTTCGACTTCACTGTTaagaagagggaagaatggaagtctaTGTATCGGCTTCAGTTGAAGTCACACAGGAACACAAAGGCAATCCTcacccagagggaggaggacattgagacgctccaaagcgtcgtc is a window encoding:
- the LOC141612153 gene encoding endoglucanase 2-like, which produces MKRGRCLCCTVGLIVVAVIAIGLGIFIKSKVNDSNDGVVSDYSDALNVAMQFFDVQKSGKLVDNKISWRGNSALKDGSEANLDLSKGLYDAGDHIKFGFPMAFTATVLSWAILEYGDHMTSVKQLELAQENLKWITDYFINAHPKDNVLYIQVGDPEADHKCWQRPETMTEKRPLTKVDTTTPGTEVAAETAAAMAAASLVFKSSNPTYSTNLLKHAKQLFAFADKYRGSYSESIPEVASYYNSTGYGDELLWAASWLYHATEDNTYLEYVNDNGKDFADFGNPSWFSWDNKLPGTQVLLSRVNMLGSKDLSSTVNSGLESYRETAEAVICGLIPNSPTATSSRTDGGLVWVSEWNALQQPVAAAFLAVLYSDYMLSSETATVTCGGESYKPSEIRKFAISQADYVLGKNPMKLSYLVGYGDKFPQYVHHRGASIPADTDTGCDDGFVWLNSNKPNPYVAVGALVGGPFLNETYIDSRNNSMQGEPSTYNTALLVGLLSGLVTTSAVPHSLS